In the genome of Streptomyces globosus, one region contains:
- a CDS encoding CTP synthase encodes MPPKSLTTKHIFVTGGVASSLGKGLTASSLGALLKARGLRVTMQKLDPYLNVDPGTMNPFQHGEVFVTNDGAETDLDIGHYERFLDVDLDGSANVTTGQVYSTVIAKERRGEYLGDTVQVIPHITNEIKHRIRRMATEDVDVVITEVGGTVGDIESLPFLETVRQVRHEVGRDNVFVVHISLLPYIGPSGELKTKPTQHSVAALRNIGIQPDAIVLRADRDVPTSIKRKISLMCDVDEAAVVAAIDAKSIYDIPKVLHTEGLDAYVVRKLDLPFRDVDWTVWEDLLDRVHNPDHEVKVALVGKYIDLPDAYLSVTEALRAGGFANRARVQIKWVTSDDCKTPAGAAAQLADVDAVCVPGGFGDRGVNGKVGAITYARENKIPLLGLCLGLQCVVIEAARNLGGIEEANSTEFDPSTPHPVISTMEEQLAFVEGAGDLGGTMRLGMYPAKLAEGSIVREVYGDQAYVDERHRHRYEVNNAYRGELEKTGLVFSGTSPDNKLVEYVEYPREVHPYLVATQAHPELRSRPTRPHPLFAGLVKAAVERKTGK; translated from the coding sequence ATGCCGCCCAAATCCCTGACGACCAAGCACATCTTCGTCACCGGAGGTGTCGCCTCGTCCCTCGGCAAGGGCCTCACGGCCTCCAGCCTGGGTGCGCTGCTGAAGGCGCGCGGCCTGCGGGTCACCATGCAGAAGCTCGACCCGTACCTGAACGTCGACCCGGGCACCATGAACCCGTTCCAGCACGGCGAGGTGTTCGTCACCAACGACGGCGCCGAGACGGACCTGGACATCGGCCACTACGAGCGCTTCCTCGACGTCGACCTCGACGGCTCGGCCAACGTGACCACGGGACAGGTCTACTCGACGGTCATCGCCAAGGAGCGCCGCGGCGAGTACCTCGGCGACACCGTGCAGGTCATCCCGCACATCACCAACGAGATCAAGCACCGCATCCGGCGGATGGCGACCGAGGACGTCGACGTCGTCATCACCGAGGTCGGCGGCACCGTCGGCGACATCGAGTCCCTGCCGTTCCTGGAGACCGTCCGCCAGGTCCGCCACGAGGTCGGCCGCGACAACGTCTTCGTCGTGCACATCTCGCTGCTCCCCTACATCGGCCCCTCCGGCGAGCTGAAGACCAAGCCGACCCAGCACTCGGTCGCGGCCCTGCGCAACATCGGCATCCAGCCCGACGCGATCGTGCTGCGCGCCGACCGGGACGTGCCGACCTCCATCAAGCGCAAGATCTCGCTGATGTGCGACGTGGACGAGGCCGCCGTGGTCGCCGCCATCGACGCCAAGTCGATCTACGACATCCCGAAGGTCCTGCACACCGAGGGCCTCGACGCGTACGTCGTCCGCAAGCTCGACCTGCCGTTCCGCGACGTGGACTGGACGGTCTGGGAGGACCTCCTCGACCGGGTCCACAACCCCGACCACGAGGTCAAGGTCGCGCTCGTCGGCAAGTACATCGACCTGCCCGACGCCTACCTGTCGGTCACCGAGGCGCTGCGCGCCGGCGGATTCGCCAACCGGGCCCGCGTCCAGATCAAGTGGGTTACCTCCGACGACTGCAAGACCCCGGCCGGCGCGGCCGCCCAGCTGGCGGACGTGGACGCGGTCTGCGTCCCCGGCGGCTTCGGCGACCGCGGCGTGAACGGCAAGGTCGGCGCGATCACCTACGCCCGCGAGAACAAGATCCCGCTGCTCGGCCTGTGCCTGGGCCTGCAGTGCGTCGTCATCGAGGCGGCCCGGAACCTGGGCGGCATCGAGGAGGCCAACTCCACCGAGTTCGACCCCTCGACCCCGCACCCGGTCATCTCGACCATGGAGGAGCAGCTGGCCTTCGTCGAGGGCGCCGGCGACCTCGGCGGCACCATGCGCCTGGGCATGTACCCGGCGAAGCTCGCCGAGGGCTCGATCGTCCGCGAGGTCTACGGCGACCAGGCGTACGTAGACGAGCGCCACCGCCACCGCTACGAGGTGAACAACGCCTACCGCGGCGAGCTGGAGAAGACCGGCCTCGTCTTCTCCGGCACCTCCCCGGACAACAAGCTCGTCGAGTACGTCGAGTACCCGCGCGAGGTGCACCCCTACCTGGTGGCCACCCAGGCCCACCCGGAGCTGCGCTCCCGCCCGACGCGCCCGCACCCGCTCTTCGCCGGCCTGGTCAAGGCCGCGGTGGAGCGCAAGACCGGCAAGTGA
- a CDS encoding glycoside hydrolase family 15 protein, which translates to MSGRIEDYALIGDTQTAALVCRDGSVDWLCLPRFDSHAVFASLLGTEDHGFWRIGPAGQAGAAAPYADRRRYQGDSLVLESEWDTPRGTVRVIDFMPPREDHAPQLVRIVEGVSGRVPMRSSLRMRFSYGRVVPWVHKVDQRTVAVAGPDSVWLDTDAQTYGKDLTTYSDFTVGPGDRVAFCISWAPSHRAAPEVPDAAAALAATTAFWREWVDHCTYHGPYREAVVRSLITLKALTYGPTGGIVAAPTTSLPEEIGGVRNWDYRYTWLRDAAITLSSLLRTGYREEAQAWREWLLRAVAGDPENLQIMYGIAGERELGETELDWLPGYEGSRPVRVGNGAAHQLQLDVYGEVTEALHLGHMTGLARNDYASVLQLKLIKYLEQHWDQPDEGIWEVRGPRRHFVHSKVMAWVAVDRTIKLIESGDADGPLERWRELRDEIHQDVCEKGYDKERNTFTQSYGSKELDASLLLIPQMGFLPPDDKRVIGTIEAIQRELSTPDGFILRYPTAGEEAGVDGLEGDEGAFLACSFWMADDLAMIGRVDEARHLFEKLLALRNDLGLLAEEWDPRLQRQVGNFPQAFSHVPLIDTALRLTASGAYGG; encoded by the coding sequence GTGTCCGGGCGCATCGAGGATTACGCACTGATCGGAGACACGCAGACCGCCGCACTGGTCTGCCGGGACGGATCGGTGGACTGGCTGTGCCTTCCCCGCTTCGACTCCCACGCCGTCTTCGCGAGCCTTCTCGGAACGGAGGACCACGGATTCTGGCGGATCGGCCCGGCCGGCCAGGCCGGAGCCGCGGCCCCGTACGCCGACCGCCGCCGCTACCAGGGCGACTCGCTGGTGCTGGAGTCCGAGTGGGACACCCCGCGCGGCACCGTCAGGGTGATCGACTTCATGCCGCCGCGCGAGGACCACGCCCCCCAGCTGGTCCGCATCGTGGAGGGCGTCAGCGGGCGGGTGCCCATGCGGTCCTCGCTGCGCATGCGGTTCAGCTACGGGCGGGTCGTGCCCTGGGTCCACAAGGTGGACCAGCGCACCGTGGCCGTCGCCGGCCCCGACTCGGTGTGGCTGGACACCGACGCGCAGACCTACGGCAAGGACCTGACGACGTACTCCGACTTCACCGTCGGCCCCGGCGACCGGGTGGCCTTCTGCATCAGCTGGGCGCCCTCGCACCGCGCCGCGCCCGAGGTCCCCGACGCGGCGGCCGCGCTGGCGGCGACCACCGCGTTCTGGCGCGAGTGGGTCGACCACTGCACGTACCACGGCCCCTACCGCGAGGCGGTCGTCCGCTCCCTGATCACGCTCAAGGCCCTCACGTACGGGCCGACCGGCGGGATCGTCGCCGCCCCGACCACCTCCCTGCCGGAGGAGATCGGCGGCGTGCGGAACTGGGACTACCGCTACACCTGGCTGCGCGACGCCGCCATCACCCTCTCCTCGCTGCTGCGCACCGGCTACCGCGAGGAGGCCCAGGCGTGGCGCGAGTGGCTGCTGCGGGCCGTCGCCGGCGACCCGGAGAACCTGCAGATCATGTACGGGATCGCCGGCGAGCGGGAGCTCGGCGAGACCGAGCTGGACTGGCTCCCCGGCTACGAGGGCTCCCGCCCCGTCCGTGTCGGCAACGGCGCAGCCCACCAGCTCCAGCTGGACGTCTACGGCGAGGTCACCGAGGCCCTGCACCTCGGCCACATGACGGGCCTGGCCCGCAACGACTACGCCTCGGTGCTCCAGCTGAAGCTGATCAAGTACCTGGAGCAGCACTGGGACCAGCCCGACGAGGGCATCTGGGAGGTCCGCGGCCCGCGGCGGCACTTCGTCCACTCCAAGGTGATGGCCTGGGTGGCGGTGGACCGGACGATCAAGCTGATCGAGAGCGGCGACGCGGACGGCCCGCTGGAGCGGTGGCGCGAGCTGCGCGACGAGATCCACCAGGACGTCTGCGAGAAGGGCTACGACAAGGAGCGCAACACCTTCACGCAGTCCTACGGGTCCAAGGAGCTGGACGCCTCGCTGCTGCTGATCCCGCAGATGGGCTTCCTGCCGCCGGACGACAAGCGGGTCATCGGCACCATCGAGGCGATCCAGCGCGAGCTGTCCACGCCCGACGGGTTCATCCTGCGCTACCCGACCGCGGGCGAGGAGGCGGGCGTGGACGGGCTGGAGGGCGACGAGGGCGCCTTCCTGGCCTGCTCGTTCTGGATGGCCGACGACCTGGCGATGATCGGCCGGGTCGACGAGGCCCGCCACCTCTTCGAGAAGCTGCTCGCCCTGCGCAACGACCTGGGCCTGCTGGCGGAGGAGTGGGACCCGCGCCTCCAGCGGCAGGTGGGCAACTTCCCGCAGGCGTTCAGCCACGTCCCCCTGATCGACACCGCGCTGCGGCTGACCGCGAGCGGCGCGTACGGGGGCTGA
- a CDS encoding FAD-binding oxidoreductase — protein sequence MAPLSKAGNALAALREDLAGDVFAPGDPGYDDARRIFNAMIDRRPAVIARCESVEDVVTAVRFARDLDLPIAVRGGGHSVAGMSLNDGGLVIDLRLMNDVAVHPAARAVRVAGGAVMGDLDRACEPHKLSTTGGRVSTTGVGGYVLGGGSGWTDRKFGLAVDNLLGAELVTADGTVVEATAEENPELFWALHGGGGNFGIATALTLRLHDLPAFSFALVMAAPEHGPALARAYRDVVEEGPDDLGGGFIYLTGPPEDFVPPHLAGTLLACALLTFTGPEEGVRKAAAPLLAVPHEAELIAELPYAEFACMLDDPPGLRNYWSAEYLTGAPDDMLDVFCSRAESMPVPSNCQHVLFPQGGAIAAGPRQWPVPYRDAPWVVHPFGVWEDPADDERAMAWVRGVRADARPWSTGAVYLNFTGDEGPERIVAGVGAENLHRLRTVKREYDPDNVFRFNHNITPL from the coding sequence ATGGCTCCCCTCTCCAAGGCGGGCAATGCGCTCGCCGCGCTCCGCGAGGACCTCGCCGGCGACGTCTTCGCCCCCGGCGATCCGGGCTACGACGACGCCCGGCGCATCTTCAACGCCATGATCGACCGGCGGCCCGCCGTGATCGCCCGCTGCGAGAGCGTCGAGGACGTCGTCACCGCCGTCCGCTTCGCCCGCGACCTCGACCTGCCCATTGCCGTGCGCGGCGGCGGCCACAGCGTCGCAGGCATGTCCCTGAACGACGGCGGCCTCGTGATCGACCTGCGCCTGATGAACGACGTGGCGGTCCACCCGGCGGCCCGGGCCGTCCGCGTCGCCGGCGGTGCCGTCATGGGCGACCTCGACCGGGCCTGCGAGCCGCACAAGCTCTCCACGACCGGAGGACGTGTCTCCACCACCGGCGTCGGCGGCTACGTCCTCGGCGGCGGCAGCGGCTGGACCGACCGCAAGTTCGGCCTGGCCGTCGACAACCTCCTCGGCGCCGAACTCGTCACCGCCGACGGCACCGTCGTGGAGGCGACGGCGGAGGAGAACCCCGAGCTGTTCTGGGCCCTCCACGGCGGCGGCGGCAACTTCGGCATCGCCACCGCGCTCACCCTGCGCCTGCACGACCTGCCCGCCTTCTCCTTCGCGCTGGTGATGGCGGCGCCCGAGCACGGGCCCGCGCTGGCCCGCGCCTACCGGGACGTCGTGGAGGAGGGCCCCGACGACCTCGGCGGCGGGTTCATCTACCTGACCGGCCCGCCGGAGGACTTCGTCCCGCCGCACCTGGCCGGCACCCTCCTCGCCTGCGCGCTCCTGACGTTCACCGGACCCGAGGAGGGCGTCCGCAAGGCGGCCGCACCGCTCCTGGCCGTCCCGCACGAGGCCGAGCTCATCGCCGAGCTGCCCTACGCGGAGTTCGCGTGCATGCTCGACGACCCGCCCGGCCTGCGGAACTACTGGTCCGCCGAGTACCTGACGGGCGCGCCCGACGACATGCTGGACGTCTTCTGCTCCCGCGCCGAGTCCATGCCCGTACCGTCCAACTGCCAGCACGTGCTGTTCCCGCAGGGCGGCGCGATCGCCGCGGGCCCCCGGCAGTGGCCGGTGCCGTACCGGGACGCCCCCTGGGTCGTGCACCCCTTCGGCGTGTGGGAGGACCCCGCCGACGACGAACGGGCCATGGCGTGGGTGCGGGGCGTCCGCGCCGACGCCCGGCCCTGGAGCACCGGCGCCGTCTACCTCAACTTCACCGGCGACGAAGGGCCCGAGCGGATCGTCGCCGGCGTCGGCGCGGAGAACCTGCACCGGCTGCGCACCGTGAAACGGGAGTACGACCCCGACAACGTCTTCCGCTTCAACCACAACATCACCCCCCTGTAG
- a CDS encoding PucR family transcriptional regulator, whose amino-acid sequence MDNQGGITVQRALELPGLRSGLPEVVACADRLGRTVRWVHAGEVPNIASLLKGGELLLTTGLGLGTRPAEQRAFVRRLAERGIAALVVELGPRFTRLPATLVDTARAAGLPLVQLHREVPFVAVTEEVHTEIVNGHYALLQRAEEVYGRCTQALLGGGGIPQVLRILADFTANPVFLETPDGQLLYGAGPVAGEAAADPLQVWEGLRGQRAAEPSGHAVVVDVPGGGPGTGSVRARLVLLGVSAPLLPVHRMAAERTAGVLAVVMMQARQEEELAARGRGDFLTDLAEGRISAEDAPAQARVLGFRPGDGPLLPVVMRLSADLGPSGNWAVLARAVLEELSAVGVPVLLGVRPVEGRVPLLVSLRAESERTAVADRVAAALRAGLERAGLERAGAPAAVVVGVAGGWAAASAGLRHAAETATAAHGLPARPWYDARRLDIDLLLWRLREHPDLAAFVERAIGALRAHDAVARPALLPTLETYLAHAGRKAETARELHLNRQTLYNRLARIADLLGTDLDDPETVLSLSLALRARRHTTP is encoded by the coding sequence ATGGACAACCAGGGCGGGATCACCGTTCAGCGGGCCCTCGAGCTCCCCGGACTGCGCAGCGGGCTGCCGGAGGTGGTGGCGTGCGCCGACCGCCTGGGCCGCACCGTGCGCTGGGTCCACGCCGGCGAGGTCCCCAACATCGCGTCGCTCCTCAAGGGCGGGGAGCTGCTCCTGACGACCGGACTCGGGCTCGGCACCCGGCCCGCCGAGCAGCGGGCGTTCGTACGCCGCCTCGCGGAGCGCGGTATCGCAGCCCTGGTCGTCGAGCTGGGGCCGCGCTTCACCCGGCTGCCCGCGACCCTCGTCGACACGGCGCGGGCAGCCGGGCTGCCGCTGGTGCAGCTGCACCGCGAAGTGCCGTTCGTGGCGGTCACGGAGGAGGTCCACACCGAGATCGTCAACGGGCACTATGCGCTCCTCCAGCGGGCCGAGGAGGTGTACGGGCGCTGCACGCAGGCCCTCCTCGGCGGCGGCGGCATCCCGCAAGTGCTGCGCATCCTCGCCGACTTCACGGCGAACCCCGTGTTCCTGGAGACACCCGACGGGCAACTGCTGTACGGCGCCGGCCCCGTGGCGGGCGAGGCCGCGGCCGACCCGCTCCAGGTATGGGAAGGGCTGCGCGGCCAGCGGGCCGCCGAGCCGTCGGGCCACGCCGTCGTCGTCGACGTGCCCGGCGGCGGGCCCGGCACCGGCTCCGTCCGGGCGCGGCTCGTCCTGCTCGGGGTGTCGGCGCCGCTGCTGCCGGTGCACCGGATGGCCGCCGAGCGGACCGCGGGCGTCCTGGCGGTGGTCATGATGCAGGCCCGGCAGGAGGAAGAGCTCGCGGCACGCGGCCGCGGCGACTTCCTGACCGACCTCGCGGAGGGCCGCATCTCCGCCGAGGACGCCCCCGCGCAGGCCCGGGTGCTCGGGTTCCGGCCCGGCGACGGGCCGCTGCTGCCGGTGGTGATGCGGCTGTCGGCCGACCTCGGGCCGTCGGGGAACTGGGCCGTGCTGGCCCGGGCCGTCCTGGAGGAGCTGTCGGCGGTCGGCGTGCCGGTGCTGCTCGGAGTGCGGCCCGTGGAGGGCAGGGTGCCGCTGCTGGTGTCGCTGCGCGCCGAATCCGAGCGGACTGCCGTCGCCGACCGGGTCGCGGCCGCGCTGCGCGCCGGCCTGGAACGGGCCGGGCTGGAGCGGGCCGGGGCGCCCGCGGCCGTCGTCGTCGGCGTTGCCGGCGGCTGGGCGGCCGCCTCGGCCGGGCTGCGGCACGCGGCCGAAACCGCCACCGCCGCCCACGGCCTGCCGGCCCGGCCCTGGTACGACGCCCGCCGGCTCGACATCGACCTGCTGCTGTGGCGGCTCCGGGAACATCCCGACCTGGCGGCGTTCGTCGAGCGGGCGATCGGGGCGCTGCGCGCCCACGACGCGGTGGCGCGGCCGGCGCTGCTGCCGACGTTGGAGACGTACCTGGCCCATGCGGGCCGCAAGGCGGAGACCGCGCGCGAGCTGCACCTGAACCGGCAGACCCTGTACAACCGGCTGGCCCGCATCGCCGACCTCCTCGGCACCGACCTGGACGACCCGGAAACGGTGCTGTCCCTGAGCCTGGCCCTCCGAGCCCGCCGCCACACGACCCCCTGA
- a CDS encoding glycosyltransferase family 4 protein, which translates to MSSSPAPVPAPAPAQPYGRPPLRTVQVLGGAGADSSAHVRSLTTGLAARGVRVTVCAPVEAEGEYDFTGAGAQFAPDAVSAMRAVCAGADVVHAHGVRAAARALLALRGRRVPLVVTWAGGGPGADGSLGRLGRLLERHVARAAAVVLGSSSAQVDLARARGARDVRLARHAVPAAPGGRAEAADPGKTRAELGAVGRPLVIAVGSLVPHRGYSLLLDAARAWRGLDPAPLVVIAGEGPMRAELAGRIEAEGLPVRLLGRRRDAARLLAAADVAVLPSRWEARSLLAQEALRAGVPLVATEVGGVPELIGEAGVLVPYGDPDALSAAVAALLADPARRRDLSDAGRAQAATWPSEDDTVAQILSVYDELTHRR; encoded by the coding sequence GTGAGCAGCTCCCCGGCCCCGGTCCCGGCCCCGGCCCCCGCACAGCCGTACGGGCGGCCGCCCCTGCGCACCGTCCAGGTCCTCGGCGGCGCCGGCGCGGACAGCAGCGCGCACGTCCGGTCGCTGACCACCGGGCTCGCCGCGCGCGGGGTACGGGTCACCGTGTGCGCGCCCGTCGAAGCGGAAGGGGAGTACGACTTCACCGGCGCCGGCGCGCAGTTCGCGCCCGACGCGGTGAGCGCCATGCGCGCCGTGTGCGCCGGCGCGGACGTGGTGCACGCCCACGGCGTCCGGGCCGCCGCCCGGGCCCTCCTCGCCCTGCGCGGGCGGCGCGTACCGCTCGTCGTCACCTGGGCGGGAGGCGGGCCCGGCGCCGACGGCTCCCTCGGGCGGCTCGGCCGCCTCCTCGAACGGCACGTCGCCCGCGCCGCCGCCGTGGTCCTCGGCAGCTCCTCGGCCCAGGTGGACCTCGCACGTGCCCGCGGGGCCCGGGACGTACGGCTCGCCCGGCACGCCGTGCCGGCCGCACCCGGCGGGCGGGCCGAGGCCGCCGACCCCGGCAAGACCCGGGCGGAGCTCGGCGCGGTCGGGCGGCCCCTCGTCATCGCCGTCGGCAGCCTGGTCCCGCACCGCGGGTACAGCCTCCTGCTCGACGCCGCCCGGGCCTGGCGCGGCCTCGACCCCGCCCCGCTCGTCGTCATCGCCGGAGAAGGGCCCATGCGGGCCGAGCTCGCCGGGCGCATCGAGGCCGAAGGCCTGCCCGTCCGGCTGCTCGGACGCCGCCGGGACGCCGCCCGGCTGCTCGCGGCGGCCGACGTGGCGGTACTGCCCAGCCGCTGGGAGGCGCGGTCCCTGCTCGCGCAGGAGGCACTGCGGGCCGGCGTGCCGCTGGTGGCGACGGAGGTCGGCGGCGTACCCGAACTGATCGGCGAGGCCGGGGTACTGGTCCCCTACGGCGACCCGGACGCCCTGTCCGCAGCCGTGGCGGCCCTCCTCGCGGACCCGGCCCGCCGCCGCGACCTGTCCGACGCGGGCCGCGCGCAGGCGGCGACCTGGCCGTCGGAGGACGACACGGTGGCCCAGATCCTGTCCGTCTACGACGAACTCACCCACCGCCGCTGA
- the recN gene encoding DNA repair protein RecN yields MRIRSLGVIDDAVVELSPGFTAVTGETGAGKTMVVTSLGLLLGGRADPALVRIGAKAAVVEGRIVMRPGAPAAVRAEEAGAELDDGALLISRTVSAEGRSRAHVGGRSVPVGLLGELADDLVAVHGQTDQQGLLRPARQRQALDRYAGDAVAVPLEKYGAAYRRLRAVAAELEEITTRARERAQEADLLRFGLEEIAAVEPVPGEDTELAAEAERLGHAEALASAAQIAHAALAGDVEDPEGVDATTLVAGAHRALEAVRSHDPVLGALAERIGEVQILLADVAGELAGYADDLDADPLRLAAVEERRAALTQLTRKYGDSVDAVLEWAQTSAARLLELDGDDERIAELTAERDGLRAELSQLAQALTDARVEAATRFAAAVTGELASLAMPHARVTIDIRQAEAADEDDGVEVGGRAVAYGPTGADEVELLLAPHPGAQPRPIAKGASGGELSRVMLAVEVVFAGSDPVPTYLFDEVDAGVGGKAAVEVGRRLAKLAKSAQVVVVTHLPQVAAFADRQLLVEKTNDGSVTRSGVTVLEGEARIRELSRMLAGHEDSVSARAHAEELLAAARADA; encoded by the coding sequence ATGCGGATACGGTCCCTGGGCGTCATCGACGACGCGGTGGTCGAGCTGTCGCCCGGATTCACCGCGGTGACCGGCGAGACCGGCGCCGGCAAGACGATGGTCGTCACCAGCCTCGGGCTGCTGCTCGGCGGGCGCGCCGACCCGGCCCTCGTACGGATCGGGGCCAAGGCGGCGGTCGTCGAGGGGCGCATCGTCATGCGCCCCGGCGCCCCGGCCGCCGTACGCGCCGAGGAGGCCGGCGCCGAGCTCGACGACGGCGCCCTCCTGATCAGCCGGACCGTGTCCGCCGAAGGCCGCTCGCGCGCCCACGTCGGCGGCCGCTCCGTGCCCGTCGGGCTGCTCGGCGAGCTCGCCGACGACCTCGTCGCCGTCCACGGCCAGACCGACCAGCAGGGCCTGCTGCGGCCCGCCCGGCAGCGCCAGGCCCTCGACCGGTACGCCGGCGACGCCGTCGCCGTCCCGCTGGAGAAGTACGGGGCCGCCTACCGGCGGCTGCGGGCCGTCGCCGCCGAACTGGAGGAGATCACCACCCGCGCCCGCGAGCGCGCCCAGGAGGCCGACCTCCTGCGCTTCGGGCTGGAGGAGATCGCCGCCGTCGAGCCGGTGCCCGGCGAGGACACGGAACTCGCAGCCGAGGCCGAACGGCTCGGCCACGCCGAAGCGCTCGCCTCCGCCGCGCAGATCGCCCACGCCGCGCTCGCCGGCGACGTCGAGGACCCGGAAGGCGTCGACGCCACCACGCTCGTCGCCGGCGCCCACCGGGCCCTGGAGGCCGTACGCTCCCACGACCCGGTCCTCGGTGCACTCGCCGAGCGCATCGGCGAGGTCCAGATCCTGCTCGCCGACGTCGCCGGAGAACTCGCCGGATACGCCGACGACCTCGACGCCGACCCGCTGCGGCTCGCCGCCGTGGAAGAGCGCCGGGCCGCCCTCACCCAGCTCACCCGCAAGTACGGCGACTCCGTCGACGCGGTACTGGAATGGGCGCAGACGAGCGCCGCGCGGCTCCTCGAACTCGACGGCGACGACGAGCGGATCGCCGAGCTGACCGCCGAACGCGACGGGCTGCGGGCCGAACTCTCCCAGCTCGCCCAGGCCCTGACGGACGCCCGCGTCGAGGCGGCGACCCGGTTCGCCGCAGCCGTCACCGGGGAACTGGCCTCCCTCGCGATGCCCCACGCCCGCGTCACCATCGACATCCGGCAGGCCGAGGCCGCCGACGAGGACGACGGCGTCGAAGTCGGCGGCCGGGCGGTCGCCTACGGGCCGACGGGCGCGGACGAGGTCGAACTGCTCCTCGCCCCGCACCCCGGCGCCCAGCCGAGGCCCATCGCCAAGGGCGCCTCCGGCGGTGAGCTCTCCCGCGTCATGCTCGCCGTCGAGGTCGTCTTCGCCGGCTCCGACCCCGTCCCCACGTACCTCTTCGACGAGGTCGACGCCGGCGTCGGCGGCAAGGCCGCCGTCGAGGTCGGGCGGCGCCTGGCCAAGCTCGCCAAGTCCGCCCAGGTCGTCGTCGTCACCCACCTGCCGCAGGTGGCGGCCTTCGCCGACCGGCAGCTCCTCGTCGAGAAGACCAACGACGGCTCCGTCACCCGCAGCGGCGTCACCGTCCTGGAGGGCGAAGCCCGCATCCGCGAACTCTCGCGGATGCTCGCCGGCCACGAGGACTCCGTCTCCGCCCGCGCCCACGCCGAGGAACTCCTCGCCGCGGCGCGCGCCGACGCGTAG
- a CDS encoding NAD kinase, translated as MTDSAGSNGGTEPAEPAGAGGRAGEGRRTVFLLAHTGRQAAIRSAELVVRGLVKSGLGVRVLEDEARDLPLPPEAELVAECTPEVLEGCELLIVLGGDGTLLRGAEFARGSGVPMLGVNLGHVGFLAEAERDDLDRVVDRVVTRAYEVEDRMTLDVMVRSNGDVVHRDWALNEAAVQKVSPERMLEVVLEIDGRPVSAFGCDGIVCATPTGSTAYAFSAGGPVVWPEVEALLMVPISAHALFAKPLVTSPDSVLAVEVQPGTLHGVLWCDGRRMLELPAGARVEVRRGAVPVRLARLHHASFTDRLVAKFALPVSGWRGAPHQD; from the coding sequence GTGACAGATTCAGCGGGATCGAACGGCGGGACGGAACCGGCGGAGCCGGCGGGGGCGGGCGGCAGGGCGGGGGAGGGGCGGCGGACGGTGTTCCTGCTCGCCCACACCGGGCGGCAGGCCGCCATCCGCAGCGCCGAGCTCGTCGTCCGGGGCCTCGTCAAGAGCGGGCTCGGCGTACGGGTCCTGGAGGACGAGGCGCGGGACCTGCCGCTGCCGCCCGAGGCGGAACTGGTCGCCGAGTGCACGCCCGAGGTGCTCGAAGGCTGCGAGCTGCTGATCGTCCTCGGCGGCGACGGGACCCTGCTGCGCGGCGCGGAGTTCGCGCGCGGCTCCGGGGTGCCGATGCTCGGCGTCAACCTGGGCCACGTCGGGTTCCTCGCCGAGGCCGAGCGGGACGACCTCGACCGGGTCGTCGACCGGGTCGTGACGCGGGCGTACGAGGTCGAGGACCGCATGACGCTCGACGTGATGGTCCGCTCCAACGGGGACGTCGTCCACCGCGACTGGGCGCTGAACGAGGCCGCCGTGCAGAAGGTGTCGCCCGAGCGGATGCTGGAGGTCGTCCTGGAGATCGACGGCCGCCCCGTCTCGGCGTTCGGCTGCGACGGGATCGTCTGCGCGACGCCGACCGGCTCCACGGCGTACGCGTTCTCCGCGGGCGGCCCCGTGGTGTGGCCCGAGGTCGAGGCCCTGCTGATGGTGCCGATCAGCGCGCACGCGCTGTTCGCGAAGCCGCTGGTGACCTCGCCGGACTCGGTGCTCGCCGTCGAGGTGCAGCCCGGGACCCTGCACGGCGTGCTGTGGTGCGACGGCCGTCGGATGCTGGAGCTGCCCGCCGGGGCGCGCGTCGAGGTCCGCCGCGGCGCGGTGCCGGTGCGGCTCGCGCGGCTGCACCACGCGTCGTTCACGGACCGGCTCGTCGCCAAGTTCGCGCTGCCGGTGTCGGGTTGGCGCGGGGCGCCGCACCAGGACTGA